Proteins encoded within one genomic window of Acidovorax sp. 107:
- a CDS encoding PP0621 family protein, translated as MKYLVLLVVIAVAVGIWRSRRAPDAAAPKAPPTPPALPQDMLACAHCGVHIPQAEALMLGSQAYCSAEHRRMGPA; from the coding sequence ATGAAGTACCTGGTCTTGTTGGTCGTCATCGCGGTGGCCGTAGGTATCTGGCGCAGCCGCCGCGCCCCTGATGCGGCGGCGCCCAAAGCGCCCCCTACACCGCCTGCCCTGCCGCAGGACATGCTAGCCTGCGCGCACTGCGGCGTCCACATCCCGCAGGCCGAAGCCCTGATGCTGGGCAGTCAGGCCTATTGCAGCGCCGAGCACCGGCGCATGGGCCCGGCCTGA
- a CDS encoding sigma-54 dependent transcriptional regulator, giving the protein MNAPAASILVVDDEPDLRTLYELTLLREGYRVETASSVQEAREHLKAHRFDAVITDMRLPDGFGMELLQDLRDQQRRERCVVMTAYGSAENAVEALRAGAFDYLTKPVDLKQFRSVVASAIQGTGGVPAPRAARSNGSSRSANPALGAESSSASTALDRLVGESEAIRNVKQRVAKVSRGMAPVLIHGESGTGKELVAQALHASSQRADGPLVAVNCGAIPENLLEAEFFGARKGSYTGASQDRDGYFQAARGGTLFLDEIGDLPLAMQSKLLRAIQERSVRPLGSTQEETVDVRIVSATHRDLAADVQAGRFRQDLYYRLNVIEIVIPPLRERREDLPALCAALLTRIAGESGMPVPQLTDRALNAIAAHPLTGNVRELENLLHRAVALSDGDELHVDEPTNGAAETLTTRPAPPAPAHEGSVSTAPTSSGIYASTSADTGQGPQLLASGCTVPLPSDLQAWLDQQEREILIRALKEAGFNRTATAARLGISLRQIRYRIARLNITVPNDQDPHDDLG; this is encoded by the coding sequence ATGAACGCCCCTGCCGCCTCCATCCTTGTCGTAGACGACGAACCCGATCTGCGCACCCTGTACGAGCTCACCCTGCTGCGCGAGGGATACCGCGTGGAGACCGCATCCAGCGTGCAGGAGGCCCGCGAGCATCTCAAGGCCCACCGTTTTGACGCTGTGATCACCGACATGCGGCTGCCGGATGGGTTTGGCATGGAGCTGCTGCAGGACCTGCGCGACCAGCAGCGCCGCGAACGCTGCGTGGTCATGACCGCCTACGGCTCGGCAGAAAACGCGGTCGAGGCCCTGCGTGCGGGGGCGTTCGACTACCTCACCAAACCTGTGGACCTCAAGCAGTTCCGCTCGGTCGTGGCCTCGGCCATCCAGGGCACGGGCGGCGTTCCTGCGCCCCGCGCCGCACGCAGCAACGGGTCAAGCCGCTCGGCCAACCCGGCGCTGGGCGCCGAGTCCAGCAGCGCAAGTACCGCCCTGGACCGCCTGGTGGGCGAGTCCGAAGCCATCCGCAACGTCAAGCAGCGCGTGGCCAAGGTGTCCCGCGGCATGGCGCCCGTGCTCATCCATGGCGAGTCGGGCACCGGCAAGGAGCTGGTGGCCCAAGCCCTGCATGCAAGCAGCCAACGCGCCGACGGCCCCCTGGTCGCCGTGAACTGCGGGGCCATCCCCGAGAACCTGCTGGAAGCCGAATTCTTTGGCGCCCGCAAGGGCTCCTACACCGGTGCGTCGCAAGACCGCGACGGCTATTTTCAGGCCGCGCGGGGGGGCACGCTGTTCCTCGACGAAATCGGCGACCTGCCGCTGGCCATGCAATCCAAGTTGCTGCGCGCCATCCAGGAGCGCAGCGTGCGGCCGCTGGGCTCCACCCAGGAAGAGACCGTGGACGTGCGCATCGTGAGCGCCACCCACCGCGACCTGGCGGCCGATGTGCAGGCGGGCCGGTTCCGCCAGGACTTGTATTACCGGCTCAATGTGATCGAGATCGTGATCCCCCCGCTGCGCGAGCGCCGCGAGGACCTGCCCGCCCTGTGTGCCGCGCTGCTCACCCGCATTGCGGGCGAGTCGGGCATGCCGGTACCTCAGCTCACCGACCGGGCACTGAACGCCATCGCCGCCCACCCCCTGACCGGCAATGTTCGCGAGCTGGAAAACCTCTTGCACCGCGCAGTGGCGCTGAGCGACGGCGACGAGCTGCATGTGGACGAGCCCACAAACGGCGCGGCAGAGACACTCACGACACGCCCTGCCCCGCCAGCACCTGCGCACGAAGGATCGGTCAGCACCGCCCCCACCTCATCGGGGATCTATGCATCGACTTCTGCTGACACGGGCCAGGGCCCACAGCTTCTGGCCAGCGGATGCACGGTGCCGCTGCCCAGCGACTTGCAGGCCTGGCTGGACCAGCAGGAGCGCGAGATCCTGATCCGCGCACTGAAGGAAGCAGGCTTCAACCGCACCGCCACGGCCGCACGCCTGGGCATCAGCCTGCGCCAGATTCGCTACCGCATCGCCCGTCTGAACATCACCGTGCCCAATGACCAGGACCCGCATGACGACTTGGGATGA
- a CDS encoding inner membrane protein YpjD, with product MILTSSSPVSWLLALAAAVAYAVPAAAASRLGAAAARSALLVAWLLHGAVLVWGLWGDAPRFGFAPALSMTAWLVLTVYAVERQLFPQMQSRWVLAGLGAAAIVLAMLFPGQPLHVTASAWLPLHLALGIACYGLFAAAVVHAWLMTRAERHIRQAEDPHSGIPLLTLERLTFRFVTAGFVLLTATLLAGWLFGETLYGRAWRWDHKAVFSMLSWLTFATLLLGRARFGWRGRNAVRVLYAGSALLLLAYVGSRFVLEVVLGRSA from the coding sequence ATGATTTTAACGAGTAGCTCCCCCGTCAGTTGGCTGCTGGCCCTGGCCGCTGCCGTGGCCTATGCCGTGCCGGCTGCTGCAGCCTCCCGCCTGGGGGCTGCAGCAGCACGCAGTGCACTGCTGGTCGCGTGGTTGCTGCACGGCGCCGTGCTGGTCTGGGGCCTGTGGGGCGATGCGCCCCGGTTCGGTTTTGCGCCCGCGCTGTCGATGACTGCCTGGCTGGTGCTCACGGTCTATGCCGTGGAACGGCAGTTGTTTCCACAAATGCAGTCACGCTGGGTACTGGCAGGGCTGGGCGCGGCCGCCATCGTGCTGGCGATGCTGTTCCCGGGGCAGCCCCTGCACGTGACCGCATCCGCTTGGCTGCCTTTGCACTTGGCGCTGGGCATTGCTTGTTATGGCCTGTTTGCAGCGGCGGTGGTACACGCCTGGCTCATGACACGCGCCGAGCGCCACATCCGGCAGGCTGAAGACCCGCACAGCGGCATCCCACTGCTGACGCTGGAGCGACTGACCTTCCGGTTCGTGACGGCGGGGTTTGTACTGCTCACCGCCACCTTGCTGGCCGGGTGGCTGTTTGGCGAGACGCTGTATGGCCGGGCCTGGCGGTGGGACCACAAGGCCGTGTTTTCGATGCTCTCGTGGCTGACCTTTGCCACGCTGCTGCTGGGCCGTGCCCGCTTTGGCTGGCGGGGGCGCAATGCGGTGCGTGTGTTGTATGCGGGCTCGGCCCTGTTGCTGCTGGCCTATGTGGGCTCGCGTTTTGTATTGGAAGTTGTTCTGGGCCGCAGCGCATGA
- a CDS encoding nitrogen regulation protein NR(II), which translates to MQAAPAGPLPPSADAPFARLWLGFLTGRVMVALALLVLQGAGQLINQVVGPTPLAVCVAYLVATVVVRVLSRRGPPSPGAGPQWLPSIGVDLAAITALQLLHAGTMNYTPLFGLPILIAAVMGTLTLALGTTAAVTLLLLGWAWWVGQYSTGDEGQRYLQSALTGTGYFIVSYLVHQLATRLAREQEVAQQSQVAARVQTQVSALVIQNLTDGVLVVDESDVVRIANPAGMQLLGGMALTELPFALTSTAAWHPLVILARRTFRHEQPQTADVDLLHEGQSPTGLHVRTWLTSSRNAALQTRSERLCVMFLHDLREMEARLRTEKLAAMGRMSAAVAHEIRNPLAAIVQANALLEEDLHDPAQKRLAHMVQQNADRLARIAEEVLDIARVQHQISHAPASTVTLDETVAQIWNDWQAQDPARRRAVVSLETGVIQVEFDPEHLRRVLVNLLDNALRYMGPEPDSLSVTTRNTPTGQVSLQVWSDGAPMDKSVERHLFEPFFSSESRSSGLGLYICRELCQRHGASISYQRLSRPTARGDVGGNAFTVGFRRTTRPADTATLFDTIVV; encoded by the coding sequence ATGCAAGCAGCGCCCGCAGGCCCACTGCCGCCTTCCGCAGACGCCCCCTTCGCACGGCTGTGGCTCGGTTTTCTGACGGGCCGCGTCATGGTGGCCCTGGCGCTCTTGGTGTTGCAGGGCGCCGGACAACTCATCAACCAAGTGGTTGGACCCACCCCGCTGGCGGTGTGCGTGGCCTACCTGGTGGCTACGGTGGTGGTGCGCGTGCTCTCGCGCCGTGGCCCGCCCTCGCCCGGCGCCGGACCGCAGTGGCTGCCCTCCATCGGCGTGGACCTGGCTGCCATCACCGCGCTGCAGTTGCTGCATGCGGGCACCATGAACTACACGCCCCTGTTCGGCCTGCCCATCCTGATCGCAGCGGTCATGGGCACGCTGACCCTGGCCCTGGGCACCACCGCCGCAGTCACCCTGCTGCTGCTGGGCTGGGCCTGGTGGGTGGGCCAGTACAGCACGGGAGATGAAGGGCAGCGCTACCTGCAAAGTGCACTGACCGGCACTGGTTACTTCATCGTGAGCTACCTGGTGCATCAGCTGGCGACCCGCCTGGCGCGCGAGCAAGAGGTGGCACAACAAAGCCAGGTAGCGGCCCGCGTGCAGACCCAGGTCAGTGCACTGGTCATCCAGAACCTGACCGATGGTGTGCTGGTGGTGGACGAAAGCGATGTGGTGCGCATTGCCAACCCGGCTGGAATGCAGCTGCTGGGGGGCATGGCGCTGACCGAGTTGCCGTTTGCCTTGACGTCCACCGCGGCGTGGCACCCGCTGGTGATCCTGGCGCGGCGTACCTTCCGGCACGAGCAGCCCCAGACGGCCGACGTCGATCTGCTGCACGAAGGCCAGAGCCCCACCGGACTGCATGTACGCACCTGGCTCACATCGTCCCGTAACGCAGCGTTGCAAACGCGCTCCGAGCGGCTGTGCGTGATGTTCTTGCACGACCTGCGGGAGATGGAAGCGCGGCTACGCACCGAAAAACTCGCGGCCATGGGCCGCATGTCTGCCGCCGTGGCCCACGAGATCCGCAACCCGCTGGCGGCCATCGTCCAGGCCAATGCCCTGCTGGAAGAAGACCTGCACGACCCGGCACAAAAGCGCCTCGCGCACATGGTGCAGCAGAACGCCGACCGCCTGGCCCGCATCGCCGAAGAGGTGCTGGACATTGCGCGCGTGCAGCACCAGATCAGCCATGCCCCTGCCTCGACCGTGACGCTGGATGAGACGGTCGCGCAGATCTGGAACGACTGGCAGGCTCAGGACCCAGCCCGGCGGCGCGCCGTGGTCTCTCTGGAAACAGGTGTCATCCAGGTGGAGTTTGACCCCGAGCATCTGCGTCGCGTTCTGGTCAACCTGCTGGACAACGCCCTGCGCTACATGGGCCCGGAGCCCGACTCACTGTCGGTGACCACGCGCAACACGCCCACTGGCCAGGTCAGCCTGCAGGTGTGGAGCGACGGAGCGCCCATGGACAAATCCGTGGAGCGGCATCTGTTCGAGCCTTTCTTCTCGTCCGAGAGCCGCTCCAGCGGTCTGGGCCTCTATATTTGTCGGGAGCTGTGCCAGCGACATGGCGCCTCCATCAGCTACCAGCGCCTGAGCCGCCCCACTGCACGCGGCGATGTCGGCGGCAATGCCTTCACTGTGGGCTTCCGCCGCACGACCCGCCCCGCCGACACTGCCACCTTGTTCGACACCATTGTGGTCTGA
- the ampD gene encoding 1,6-anhydro-N-acetylmuramyl-L-alanine amidase AmpD: MTTWDEATSSAASPPWEGGWHRAARELVSPNHGPRPVPASQVDLIVVHSISLPPGEYGGGAVQQLFTNTLDWDAHPYYQGIRGLQVSTHFFIERTGALWQFVDCDLRAWHAGQSFYRGRSQCNDDSIGIELEGLEGLHFEPAQYETLARVCQDVALRYPIEHIAGHEHIAPGRKQDPGPGFDWPRLQGVLSWPVQRFPQGIRTSLSQLPR; encoded by the coding sequence ATGACGACTTGGGATGAGGCTACATCCTCGGCCGCCTCGCCCCCATGGGAGGGCGGTTGGCACCGGGCAGCCCGAGAGCTGGTGTCGCCCAACCACGGGCCGCGCCCGGTACCCGCCTCGCAGGTGGATCTGATCGTGGTGCATTCCATCAGCCTGCCTCCAGGCGAATATGGAGGTGGGGCCGTGCAGCAGCTGTTCACCAACACCCTGGACTGGGACGCCCACCCTTATTACCAAGGCATTCGCGGACTGCAGGTGTCCACGCATTTTTTCATCGAGCGCACCGGAGCGCTGTGGCAGTTTGTGGATTGCGACCTGCGCGCCTGGCATGCCGGGCAATCGTTCTACCGGGGTCGGAGCCAGTGCAACGACGACTCCATCGGCATCGAACTGGAGGGCCTGGAGGGTCTGCACTTCGAGCCCGCGCAGTACGAAACGCTGGCCAGGGTCTGCCAGGACGTTGCGCTGCGCTACCCCATCGAGCACATCGCAGGGCATGAGCACATTGCGCCCGGGCGCAAACAAGACCCCGGCCCGGGGTTTGACTGGCCGAGGCTTCAAGGGGTATTGAGCTGGCCTGTACAGCGATTCCCGCAAGGCATACGGACGAGCCTGTCGCAGCTGCCTCGCTGA
- the ffh gene encoding signal recognition particle protein, whose amino-acid sequence MASALTDKLTRLVKEMRGQARITESNVTDMLREVRMALLEADVALPVVRDFIARVKEKALGQEVLGSLKPGQTLVSIVNRELAATMGEGVADINLAAQPPAVILMAGLQGAGKTTTTAKLAKHLIEKRKKKVLTVSGDVYRPAAIEQLKTVTKQAGAEWFPSTPDQKPLDIARAALDYAKKHYFDVLLVDTAGRLAIDEALMKEIKDLHAAINPVETLFVVDAMQGQDAINTAKAFKEALPLTGIVLTKLDGDSRGGAALSVRQITGAPIKFAGVSEKIDGLEVFDAERHAGRILGMGDIVALVEQVTAGVDMEAAQKLAAKVKSGDGFDLNDFLSQIQQMKQMGGLSSLMDKLPSQLTAKAGSLDMDKAEKDIKRKEGIIQSMTPLERRKPELIKATRKKRIANGAGVHVQEVNRLLKEFEQMQGMMKKMKGGGLMKMMKRMGGMKGMGGGGMPKMPF is encoded by the coding sequence ATGGCCTCCGCCCTTACTGACAAACTCACGCGCCTCGTCAAGGAGATGCGTGGCCAGGCCCGCATCACCGAATCCAACGTCACGGACATGCTGCGCGAAGTGCGCATGGCGCTGCTCGAAGCCGACGTGGCCTTGCCCGTGGTGCGCGACTTCATCGCCCGCGTCAAGGAAAAGGCCCTGGGCCAGGAGGTGCTGGGCTCGCTCAAGCCCGGGCAGACGCTGGTCAGCATCGTCAACCGCGAGCTGGCCGCCACCATGGGCGAGGGCGTGGCCGACATCAACCTGGCTGCCCAGCCGCCCGCCGTGATCCTGATGGCCGGCCTGCAAGGTGCGGGCAAGACCACCACCACGGCCAAGCTGGCCAAGCACCTGATCGAAAAGCGCAAGAAGAAGGTGCTGACTGTGTCGGGCGACGTGTACCGCCCGGCGGCCATCGAGCAGCTCAAGACCGTGACCAAGCAGGCCGGTGCCGAATGGTTCCCCAGCACGCCCGACCAGAAGCCGCTGGACATCGCCCGCGCTGCCCTGGACTACGCCAAGAAGCACTACTTTGATGTGCTGTTGGTCGATACGGCCGGCCGCCTGGCCATCGACGAAGCCTTGATGAAGGAAATCAAGGACCTGCACGCTGCGATCAACCCTGTCGAAACCCTGTTCGTGGTGGATGCCATGCAGGGCCAGGACGCCATCAACACGGCCAAGGCCTTCAAGGAAGCGCTGCCCCTCACCGGCATTGTGCTCACCAAGCTGGACGGCGACTCGCGCGGTGGTGCGGCGCTCTCCGTGCGCCAGATCACGGGGGCGCCCATCAAGTTTGCGGGTGTCTCGGAGAAGATCGACGGGCTGGAAGTGTTCGACGCCGAGCGCCATGCGGGCCGCATCCTGGGCATGGGCGACATCGTGGCGTTGGTCGAGCAGGTCACGGCAGGGGTGGACATGGAGGCCGCACAAAAGCTGGCGGCCAAGGTCAAGAGCGGTGACGGGTTCGACCTGAACGACTTTCTCTCGCAGATCCAGCAGATGAAGCAGATGGGCGGGCTTTCGAGCCTGATGGACAAGCTGCCCTCTCAGCTCACCGCCAAGGCCGGTTCGCTGGACATGGACAAGGCCGAAAAGGACATCAAGCGCAAGGAAGGCATCATCCAGAGCATGACCCCCCTGGAGCGCCGCAAGCCCGAACTCATCAAGGCCACGCGCAAGAAGCGCATCGCCAACGGGGCGGGCGTGCATGTGCAGGAGGTCAACCGCCTGCTCAAGGAGTTTGAGCAGATGCAGGGCATGATGAAGAAGATGAAGGGCGGCGGCCTGATGAAGATGATGAAGCGCATGGGCGGCATGAAGGGCATGGGCGGCGGAGGCATGCCCAAGATGCCTTTCTGA
- a CDS encoding ribonucleotide-diphosphate reductase subunit beta produces the protein MLTWDEEVKPSSQNQLDGGLPNNRQVEQPPLSFQTPALQPVTTTATVESTSTAPIAAASHRRVNAADKRIINGQTDVNQLVPFKYKWAWEKYLATCANHWMPQEVNMTRDIALWKDPNGLTEDERRIIKRNLGFFVTADSLAANNIVLGTYRHITAPECRQFLLRQAFEEAIHTHAYQYIVESLGLDESEIFNAYNEVQSIRDKDEFLIPFIEAIMDPSFKTGTPETDQTLLKSLIVFACLMEGLFFYVGFTQILALGRQNKMTGAAEQYQYILRDESMHCNFGIDLINQLKLENPHLWTAEFKAEIKALFLKAVELEYRYAEDTMPRGVLGMNASMFKGYLRYIANRRATQIGLETLFPNEENPFPWMSEMIDLKKERNFFETRVIEYQSGGALSWD, from the coding sequence ATGTTGACCTGGGACGAAGAAGTCAAGCCCTCATCGCAAAATCAACTGGACGGCGGTCTGCCCAACAACCGCCAGGTGGAGCAACCGCCTCTGTCTTTCCAGACACCCGCACTGCAGCCTGTGACCACCACAGCCACAGTAGAGAGCACCTCCACTGCACCGATCGCTGCAGCATCCCATCGCCGCGTCAATGCGGCCGACAAGCGCATCATCAACGGACAGACAGACGTCAACCAGTTGGTGCCTTTCAAGTACAAGTGGGCATGGGAAAAATACCTGGCCACCTGTGCTAACCACTGGATGCCCCAAGAGGTGAACATGACGCGCGACATCGCGTTGTGGAAAGACCCCAACGGCCTGACCGAAGACGAGCGCCGCATCATCAAGCGCAACCTGGGTTTCTTCGTGACCGCCGACTCGCTGGCCGCCAACAACATTGTGCTGGGCACCTACCGCCACATCACGGCACCTGAATGCCGCCAGTTCCTGCTGCGCCAGGCCTTCGAGGAAGCGATCCACACCCACGCGTATCAGTACATCGTCGAATCGCTGGGTCTGGATGAGAGCGAGATCTTCAACGCCTACAACGAAGTCCAGTCGATCCGCGACAAGGACGAGTTCCTGATCCCCTTCATCGAAGCGATCATGGATCCGTCTTTCAAAACAGGTACGCCAGAAACCGACCAGACCCTGCTCAAGTCGCTGATTGTTTTCGCGTGCCTGATGGAAGGCCTGTTCTTCTACGTGGGCTTCACCCAGATCCTGGCCCTGGGTCGCCAGAACAAGATGACGGGTGCCGCCGAGCAGTACCAGTACATCCTGCGCGATGAGTCGATGCACTGCAATTTCGGCATCGACCTGATCAACCAGCTTAAGCTGGAGAACCCGCACCTGTGGACTGCGGAGTTCAAGGCCGAGATCAAGGCTCTGTTCCTCAAGGCCGTGGAGCTGGAATACCGCTACGCCGAAGACACCATGCCGCGTGGCGTGTTGGGCATGAATGCCTCCATGTTCAAGGGCTACCTGCGCTACATCGCCAACCGCCGCGCCACGCAGATCGGGCTGGAGACACTGTTCCCCAACGAAGAAAACCCGTTCCCGTGGATGAGCGAGATGATTGACCTCAAGAAGGAACGCAACTTCTTCGAGACCCGGGTTATTGAATACCAGTCCGGTGGTGCGCTGTCCTGGGACTAG
- a CDS encoding ribonucleoside-diphosphate reductase subunit alpha, translating to MQAALNTPSTAPAVATDATASQATPAATASNTFAHYQIIRRNGAVVPFEPQKIAVAMMKAFLAVHGTQGAASASVREVVDTLTHNVVRALMRSRPGGGTFHIEDVQDQVELGLMRGGHHEIARAYVLYRERRTQERAHHQEQLAPATPVMHMIDNGQRVQLDILRLHALIESACANLGADIQAAPIVAETMRNLYDGVPMDEVYKASILAARTLIEKDPDYTYATARLLLHTIVREVLGRDVTQSDMGQAYKDYFPTFIQKGVDNELLDERLLKQYDLNRLGAALKAERDLQFDYLGLQTLYDRYFLHVKKTRIELPQAFFMRVAMGLALNETDREARAIEFYEVLSSFDFMSSTPTLFNSGTLRSQLSSCYLTTVPDDLDGIYESIKENALLSKFAGGLGNDWTRVRALGSHIKGTNGESQGVVPFLKVVNDTAVAVNQGGKRKGAVCTYLETWHLDIEEFLELRKNTGDDRRRTHDMNTANWIPDLFMRRVMEKGTWTLFSPSNVPDLHDLFGADFEKAYVAYEEKAARGEIKPSKTVQATDLWRKMLTMLFETGHPWITFKDACNVRSPQQHAGVVHSSNLCTEITLNTSDTETAVCNLGSVNLLQHIKNGQIDHDKLKKTITVAMRMLDNVIDINYYAVKKARDSNLRHRPVGLGVMAFQDSLYELRIPYASQEAVEFADKSMEAICYYAYWASTELARERGQYSSYKGSLWDRGILPFDTLNMLSQARGGYVEVDRSSTLDWDALRKKIAQDGMRNSNCVAIAPTATISNIIGVDASIEPSFGNLSVKSNLSGEFTVINGGLVRDLKRLGLWDDVMIMDLKHFKGSLHPIDRVPQDIKALYSTAFEVEPQWLVEAASRRQKWIDQAQSLNIYMAGASGKKLDDTYKLAWIRGLKTTYYLRTQSATHVEMSTVNTRQLNAVSSGSDSGASAATQAKPSPLEAAAAAVSQQAAAVPATDVKFCAIDDPGCEACQ from the coding sequence ATGCAAGCTGCTTTGAACACGCCTTCCACTGCCCCTGCCGTTGCCACCGATGCCACAGCATCCCAGGCAACGCCTGCGGCCACGGCCTCCAACACGTTTGCGCACTATCAGATCATCCGCCGCAACGGCGCCGTAGTGCCGTTCGAACCGCAAAAGATCGCGGTGGCCATGATGAAGGCCTTCTTGGCAGTCCATGGCACGCAAGGCGCGGCATCGGCCAGCGTGCGCGAAGTAGTGGACACGCTGACCCACAACGTCGTGCGCGCCCTGATGCGCTCGCGTCCTGGCGGTGGTACGTTTCACATTGAAGACGTGCAAGATCAGGTCGAACTGGGTCTGATGCGTGGCGGCCACCACGAAATCGCCCGCGCCTACGTGCTGTACCGCGAGCGCCGCACGCAAGAGCGCGCCCACCACCAGGAACAGCTCGCGCCCGCCACCCCGGTGATGCACATGATCGACAACGGCCAACGCGTGCAGCTGGACATCCTGCGGCTGCACGCGTTGATCGAATCGGCCTGCGCCAACCTGGGCGCCGACATCCAGGCAGCACCGATCGTCGCTGAGACCATGCGCAACCTGTATGACGGCGTTCCCATGGACGAGGTCTACAAGGCGTCCATTCTGGCCGCCCGCACCCTGATCGAAAAAGATCCCGACTACACCTACGCCACGGCCCGCCTGCTGCTGCACACCATCGTGCGCGAGGTGCTGGGGCGTGACGTGACGCAAAGCGACATGGGCCAGGCCTATAAGGACTATTTCCCTACCTTCATTCAGAAGGGGGTGGACAACGAGCTGCTGGACGAGCGCCTGCTCAAACAATATGACCTGAACCGCCTGGGCGCTGCGCTTAAAGCCGAGCGCGATCTGCAGTTCGACTACCTCGGCCTGCAGACGCTATACGACCGCTATTTCCTGCACGTCAAGAAGACCCGCATCGAACTGCCGCAAGCCTTCTTCATGCGCGTGGCCATGGGCCTGGCACTGAACGAAACCGACCGCGAAGCCCGCGCCATTGAGTTCTATGAAGTGCTCTCGTCGTTCGACTTCATGTCGTCCACCCCCACGCTGTTCAACAGCGGCACGCTGCGCTCGCAGCTGTCCTCATGCTACCTGACCACCGTGCCAGACGATCTGGACGGCATTTACGAGTCGATCAAGGAAAACGCCCTGCTGTCGAAGTTTGCCGGTGGCCTGGGCAATGACTGGACCCGCGTGCGTGCACTAGGCAGCCACATCAAGGGCACCAACGGCGAATCACAAGGCGTGGTGCCGTTCCTGAAGGTGGTGAACGACACCGCCGTAGCGGTGAACCAGGGCGGCAAGCGCAAGGGCGCTGTCTGCACGTACCTGGAAACGTGGCACCTGGACATCGAAGAGTTCCTGGAACTGCGCAAGAACACCGGCGACGACCGCCGCCGCACGCACGACATGAACACGGCCAACTGGATCCCCGACCTGTTCATGCGCCGCGTGATGGAAAAGGGCACCTGGACCCTGTTCTCGCCTTCCAACGTGCCTGACCTGCACGATCTGTTCGGCGCCGACTTCGAAAAGGCCTACGTCGCCTACGAAGAAAAGGCGGCGCGTGGCGAGATCAAGCCCTCCAAGACCGTGCAGGCCACCGACCTGTGGCGCAAGATGCTGACCATGCTGTTCGAGACGGGCCATCCCTGGATCACCTTCAAGGATGCCTGCAACGTGCGCTCGCCCCAGCAGCATGCTGGCGTGGTGCACTCGTCCAACCTGTGCACCGAGATCACTCTCAACACCAGCGACACCGAAACTGCCGTTTGCAACCTGGGCTCCGTCAACCTGCTGCAGCACATCAAGAACGGCCAGATCGACCACGACAAGCTCAAGAAGACCATCACGGTTGCCATGCGCATGCTCGACAACGTGATCGACATCAACTATTACGCCGTCAAGAAGGCACGTGACTCCAACCTGCGCCACCGTCCGGTCGGCCTGGGCGTGATGGCGTTCCAGGACAGCCTGTATGAACTGCGCATCCCCTACGCTTCGCAAGAGGCGGTGGAATTTGCCGACAAGTCGATGGAAGCCATCTGCTACTACGCCTACTGGGCATCGACCGAACTGGCACGCGAACGCGGCCAATATTCGAGCTACAAGGGTTCGCTGTGGGATCGCGGCATCTTGCCTTTCGACACGCTGAACATGCTCTCGCAGGCGCGCGGCGGCTATGTGGAAGTGGATCGCTCTTCCACGCTGGACTGGGATGCCCTGCGCAAGAAGATTGCACAGGATGGCATGCGCAATTCCAACTGCGTCGCCATCGCCCCCACGGCCACCATCTCCAACATCATCGGTGTCGATGCCTCGATCGAGCCCTCGTTCGGCAACTTGTCGGTCAAGTCCAACCTGTCGGGCGAGTTCACGGTCATCAACGGTGGTCTGGTGCGCGACTTGAAGCGCCTGGGCTTGTGGGACGACGTGATGATCATGGACCTCAAGCACTTCAAGGGCTCGCTGCATCCTATTGACCGCGTGCCACAGGACATCAAGGCGCTGTACTCCACGGCGTTTGAAGTCGAACCCCAATGGCTGGTGGAAGCTGCATCGCGCCGCCAAAAGTGGATCGATCAGGCGCAGAGCCTGAACATCTACATGGCCGGCGCATCGGGCAAGAAGCTCGACGACACCTACAAGCTCGCATGGATCCGCGGTCTCAAGACCACTTACTACCTCCGCACGCAAAGCGCCACGCACGTCGAGATGAGCACCGTGAACACGCGCCAGCTCAATGCAGTTTCGTCAGGCAGCGACAGCGGCGCTTCGGCCGCCACGCAAGCCAAGCCAAGCCCGCTGGAAGCCGCTGCCGCTGCGGTCTCTCAACAGGCCGCAGCAGTGCCAGCCACGGACGTGAAGTTCTGCGCCATCGACGATCCTGGCTGCGAGGCCTGCCAGTAA